A region of Vitis riparia cultivar Riparia Gloire de Montpellier isolate 1030 chromosome 12, EGFV_Vit.rip_1.0, whole genome shotgun sequence DNA encodes the following proteins:
- the LOC117927328 gene encoding uncharacterized oxidoreductase At1g06690, chloroplastic encodes MALYVSSACFCGFSQKRVERTRAVASEGFATVKTEEEKVKLGGSDLKVTKLGIGAWSWGDTSYWNNFEWDDRKMKAAKGAFDASIDVGITLFDTAEVYGSRFSFGAINSETLLGRFIKERKEKNPEVEVAVATKFAALPWRFGRQSVITALKDSLCRLGLSSVDLYQLHWPGIWGNEGYIDGLGDAVEMGLVKAVGVSNYSEKRLREAYEKLKKRGIPLASNQVNYSLLYRLPEENGVKAACDELGVTLIAYSPIAQGALTGKYTPGNPPTGPRGRIYTPEFLGKLQPLLNRIMEIGQNYDKTPTQVVLNWLICQENVVPIPGAKNAEQAKEFSGALGWRLTDDEINELRSLASETKPVIGFPVENL; translated from the exons ATGGCGCTGTATGTGAGCAGTGCATGTTTTTGTGGGTTCAGTCAGAAAAGGGTAGAGAGGACCAGAGCTGTTGCTTCTGAGGGGTTTGCTACTGTTAAGACAGAGGAAGAGAAGGTGAAGTTGGGGGGTTCTGATTTGAAAGTGACAAAGCTTGGAATCGGAGCATGGTCATGGGGTGATACATCGTATTGGAATAACTTCGAATGGGATG ATAGGAAGATGAAGGCAGCTAAGGGTGCTTTTGATGCTAGCATAGATGTTGGTATAACCTTGTTTGATACTGCTGAAGTTTATGGCTCAAGG TTCTCTTTTGGCGCTATAAATTCTGAAACTCTACTAGGAAG GTtcattaaagaaagaaaagaaaagaatccaGAGGTGGAGGTTGCTGTTGCAACCAAGTTTGCAGCTTTACCATGGAGATTTGGACGTCAGAGTGTAATCACTGCCCTTAAGGATTCCCTATGTCGCCTTGGACTTTCGTCAGTGGATCTCTATCAACTTCATTG GCCAGGAATATGGGGAAATGAAG GGTATATTGATGGTCTTGGAGATGCAGTGGAGATGGGCCTTGTGAAGGCTGTAGGAGTTTCTAACTACAGTG AAAAGCGTCTCCGTGAGGCTTATGAGAAGCTTAAGAAGAGAGGTATCCCACTGGCTTCAAACCAAGTTAATTACAGCCTTTTATACAGGCTTCCAGAGGAGAATGGGGTGAAGGCTGCCTGTGATGAACTTGGGGTTACTTTGATTGCATATTCACCTATTGCTCAAg GTGCTCTCACGGGGAAATATACGCCAGGCAATCCTCCCACTGGACCTCGAGGTCGGATTTATACCCCCGAGTTCCTAGGAAAG CTCCAACCTCTGCTAAACAGAATCATGGAGATAGGACAGAATTACGATAAAACTCCCACACAG GTAGTCCTCAACTGGTTAATATGCCAGGAGAATGTTGTGCCCATTCCAGGAGCCAAAAATGCAGAGCAGGCTAAGGAGTTTTCAGGTGCACTTGGGTGGAGACTCACCGATGATGAGATCAACGAGCTGCGCTCTTTGGCATCAGAGACGAAACCTGTTATCGGTTTTCCTGTTGAGAACTTGTAG